The following proteins come from a genomic window of Crateriforma spongiae:
- a CDS encoding iron-containing alcohol dehydrogenase, translated as MQPFDIQQRTRFVFGDGSLDQLGDITAQISAGHGPRVRKVMVVCDPGLIDAGHFDHAMGLLQSSGLETASFHDFGENPTSDMVDAGVRCTADFQPDVLVGLGGGSSMDCCKGINFVYCCGGSIHDYAGVGKATTDLLPMIAVPTTAGTGSESQSFALISDAKTHVKMPCGDPRAACRVALLDPTLTLTQPPSVTALTGIDALSHAIETYVTKRRNEMSVTYSRRAFGMLASGFPRVLDDPNDLEARSQMQLGASLAGMAIETSMLGAAHATANPLTARHGIAHGQAVGLMLPAVIRLNGQQHQQWYAELLRELDLPPSDRNPSDRLADLVQQWVRRAGLATNLADLAIPSGQIDEFADDALRQWTGTFNPIALDADNVRSLYLDVAE; from the coding sequence ATGCAACCGTTCGACATTCAACAGCGCACACGCTTCGTCTTTGGTGATGGCTCGTTGGATCAACTGGGCGATATCACGGCACAGATTTCGGCGGGGCACGGTCCTCGCGTCCGCAAAGTGATGGTGGTCTGTGACCCTGGGTTGATTGATGCCGGGCACTTCGATCATGCGATGGGATTGCTGCAGTCGTCGGGTCTGGAGACCGCTTCGTTCCACGACTTTGGTGAAAACCCGACTTCCGACATGGTCGACGCAGGCGTACGTTGCACCGCAGATTTTCAACCGGATGTCTTGGTCGGACTCGGTGGCGGAAGCAGCATGGACTGCTGCAAGGGAATCAATTTCGTTTACTGCTGTGGTGGATCCATCCACGACTACGCGGGCGTAGGAAAAGCGACCACGGATTTGTTGCCCATGATCGCGGTGCCGACGACAGCGGGCACCGGCAGCGAAAGCCAATCGTTTGCTTTGATCAGCGACGCCAAGACACATGTCAAAATGCCGTGCGGCGATCCGCGCGCGGCATGCCGTGTCGCCTTGCTTGACCCAACGTTGACCCTGACCCAACCGCCCAGCGTGACCGCATTGACGGGGATTGATGCCCTGTCACACGCGATCGAAACGTACGTCACCAAACGCCGGAACGAGATGTCGGTCACGTACAGCCGACGAGCCTTTGGGATGCTGGCGTCAGGATTTCCACGGGTGCTGGACGATCCGAACGACCTGGAAGCACGCAGCCAAATGCAACTGGGTGCCAGCTTGGCGGGCATGGCCATCGAGACGTCAATGTTGGGTGCGGCTCATGCAACGGCGAACCCGCTGACCGCTCGTCACGGAATCGCCCACGGCCAAGCGGTGGGGCTGATGTTGCCGGCGGTGATCCGCTTGAACGGGCAACAGCATCAACAGTGGTATGCCGAACTGTTGCGTGAATTGGATCTGCCCCCATCGGACCGAAACCCGTCGGATCGACTGGCCGACTTGGTACAGCAATGGGTCCGGCGTGCGGGGTTGGCGACCAACCTGGCGGACCTGGCAATCCCCAGCGGCCAGATCGACGAATTTGCCGACGACGCCCTGCGACAATGGACCGGAACCTTCAACCCGATCGCCTTGGATGCGGACAACGTCCGGTCATTGTACCTGGACGTCGCCGAGTGA
- a CDS encoding tetratricopeptide repeat protein, translating into MDSSDDSLQQKVPDPQPGKAVMEPKVQLERRQQLERAIRENHGNVDQFLELGRLYRDEHRPLEAKRVLAQAAKIFPDNDDVQWQLEEAILARSLQQFREANDLASRVNSAEADEELVRSQRDWIRQRIEICTARLKRDASLKHLCVILSEAHFDAGDFQNAIDAVQPALSCDDYSPQAFLMRARSELALGESESALKSLRLCALRREIIAPPKIRLAALRLLCDTARTLGLTATLKHYEKALHDVQSELQSDTAGS; encoded by the coding sequence ATGGATTCATCCGACGATTCGCTCCAGCAAAAGGTCCCTGATCCGCAGCCCGGCAAGGCTGTGATGGAACCGAAGGTCCAGTTGGAACGACGTCAGCAGTTGGAACGTGCGATTCGGGAAAACCACGGCAACGTCGACCAATTCTTGGAACTGGGACGGTTGTATCGTGACGAACACCGGCCATTGGAAGCGAAGCGGGTGCTGGCACAAGCTGCCAAGATCTTTCCCGATAACGATGACGTGCAGTGGCAGCTGGAAGAAGCCATTCTGGCTCGATCGCTGCAGCAGTTCCGCGAAGCCAACGACTTGGCCAGTCGAGTCAATTCGGCCGAAGCCGACGAAGAACTGGTTCGCAGCCAGCGGGATTGGATCCGGCAACGCATTGAAATTTGCACCGCGCGTTTGAAGCGTGATGCGTCGCTGAAGCACTTGTGTGTGATTCTTTCCGAAGCCCACTTTGATGCCGGTGATTTTCAAAACGCCATCGATGCCGTTCAGCCGGCGTTGAGCTGTGACGATTATTCGCCTCAAGCATTTCTGATGCGTGCCCGCAGCGAACTCGCGTTGGGGGAATCCGAATCAGCGTTGAAATCGTTGCGTCTGTGTGCGCTGCGGCGTGAAATCATTGCCCCACCGAAGATTCGCTTGGCGGCATTGCGTTTGTTGTGCGACACCGCTCGAACGCTGGGATTGACCGCGACGCTGAAGCACTATGAAAAGGCTTTGCATGACGTCCAGTCGGAACTGCAATCGGACACGGCCGGATCGTGA
- the yaaA gene encoding peroxide stress protein YaaA — translation MLSILSPSKTLDFDSPVSVTGTTKIPFPDDSQQLASQLAETTQNALRDLMGISESLAELNHQRFQDWEIPSARNGGRPAACAFQGDVYRGLKTDQWTSKQWDYAQDHLRILSGLYGVLRPKDLMLPYRLEMGTSLKTDRGKDLYAFWGDKVRDRLIESMEEAGAKFLLNLASQEYLKVIGPKTFPFPIITPVFKENKDGKYKMITVFAKVARGTMASWAIRKKAKTPKKLQTFDADGYRYDAASSKENQPVFLRG, via the coding sequence ATGCTGTCGATATTGTCGCCTTCGAAAACTTTGGACTTTGATTCGCCAGTCTCCGTGACCGGCACGACCAAAATCCCGTTCCCCGACGACAGCCAACAATTGGCGTCACAACTGGCCGAAACAACACAGAATGCGCTTCGCGACCTGATGGGCATCAGCGAATCGTTGGCCGAATTGAATCACCAGCGTTTTCAGGATTGGGAAATTCCGTCCGCGCGAAATGGCGGTCGGCCGGCTGCGTGTGCCTTTCAAGGCGACGTCTATCGTGGGCTGAAAACGGACCAGTGGACGTCCAAACAATGGGACTATGCCCAAGACCACCTTCGCATCCTGTCAGGTCTGTACGGCGTGCTGCGTCCGAAAGACCTGATGCTGCCGTACCGACTGGAGATGGGCACGTCGCTGAAAACGGACCGTGGAAAGGATCTCTACGCGTTCTGGGGCGACAAGGTCCGAGACCGTTTGATCGAATCCATGGAAGAGGCCGGCGCAAAGTTCCTATTAAACTTGGCATCCCAGGAATATTTGAAAGTGATCGGCCCAAAGACGTTTCCGTTCCCGATCATCACCCCCGTCTTTAAGGAAAACAAAGACGGCAAATACAAGATGATCACGGTCTTTGCCAAAGTCGCACGAGGGACGATGGCATCATGGGCGATTCGCAAAAAAGCAAAAACGCCAAAGAAACTGCAGACGTTCGACGCGGACGGCTATCGATACGATGCGGCGAGCAGTAAGGAAAACCAGCCGGTGTTTCTGCGCGGCTAG
- a CDS encoding ferritin, with product MHQEIQDAFNDHLNAEFYSSYLYLSMMNYFAAENWDGMASWMQLQADEERMHAMKFVDHINERGGRVILQQIDTPKIEFGSVLEAFEDSYQHECLVTRKINELVDLAAKHSDHAAIAFLQWFVSEQVEEESTVLSIVEKLRKVGDNPMGLLMIDDQVGQRTGSETEGDAG from the coding sequence GTGCATCAAGAAATCCAAGACGCGTTTAACGATCACCTGAACGCCGAGTTTTATTCGTCGTATCTGTACCTGTCGATGATGAACTACTTTGCCGCCGAAAACTGGGACGGCATGGCGTCCTGGATGCAGCTGCAAGCCGACGAAGAACGCATGCATGCGATGAAGTTCGTCGACCACATCAACGAACGTGGCGGGCGAGTCATCTTGCAACAGATCGATACTCCGAAGATCGAATTCGGAAGCGTTCTGGAGGCTTTCGAAGACAGTTACCAACACGAGTGCCTGGTCACCCGAAAGATCAACGAGTTGGTGGACTTGGCGGCCAAGCATAGTGACCACGCGGCGATTGCATTCCTACAGTGGTTCGTCAGCGAGCAGGTTGAAGAAGAATCGACGGTACTGTCGATCGTCGAAAAGCTTCGTAAAGTCGGCGACAACCCGATGGGCCTGTTGATGATCGACGACCAAGTGGGTCAACGCACCGGTTCGGAAACCGAAGGCGATGCCGGCTGA
- the rplM gene encoding 50S ribosomal protein L13, which yields MAKPGQVEQHWYHVDASDEVLGRLAGDIAVVLMGKHKPEYTPHVDCGDFVVVTNAEKVAMTGNKMSDRHYTWYTGYPGLRLESYGDRRDRKPEDLILHAVRRMLPKNKLAAKMLKKLKIYSGSEHPHTAQQPSELQRTSKKV from the coding sequence ATGGCCAAACCCGGCCAAGTCGAACAACACTGGTATCACGTCGATGCATCGGACGAAGTCCTGGGCCGGCTGGCCGGCGACATCGCCGTTGTGCTGATGGGCAAGCATAAGCCGGAATACACGCCGCACGTCGATTGCGGTGACTTCGTCGTCGTGACCAACGCCGAAAAAGTGGCCATGACGGGCAACAAGATGAGCGATCGGCACTACACGTGGTACACCGGATATCCCGGGCTGCGTCTGGAAAGCTATGGCGATCGTCGCGACCGCAAGCCGGAAGATCTGATTCTGCACGCCGTGCGTCGAATGCTGCCCAAGAACAAGTTGGCCGCAAAGATGCTGAAGAAGCTGAAGATTTACAGCGGCTCGGAGCATCCGCATACGGCTCAACAGCCTTCGGAATTGCAGCGAACTAGCAAAAAGGTCTGA
- the rpsI gene encoding 30S ribosomal protein S9, producing MVSIKKDKISGDCLGTGRRKSSVARVRVRPGSGKIVINRKPIEEYFANEQDVAAIRSTLDAVELGDKLDVFVRVSGGGMTGQSGAVRMGLARALTGYDESLHETLRDGNFLTRDSRMKERKKPGLRGARRGVQFSKR from the coding sequence ATGGTTTCCATCAAAAAGGACAAGATCAGCGGCGATTGCCTGGGCACCGGCCGACGCAAAAGCAGCGTCGCGCGGGTCCGTGTCCGCCCCGGCAGCGGCAAAATCGTGATCAACCGCAAGCCGATCGAAGAATATTTCGCCAACGAACAAGACGTTGCCGCGATCCGTTCGACCCTGGATGCCGTGGAATTGGGCGACAAGTTGGATGTGTTTGTGCGTGTCAGCGGCGGCGGAATGACCGGCCAGAGTGGTGCCGTCCGCATGGGGCTGGCTCGTGCTTTGACCGGATACGACGAATCGCTGCACGAAACCCTTCGCGACGGCAACTTCCTGACTCGCGATTCGCGAATGAAGGAACGGAAAAAGCCCGGTCTGCGTGGTGCCCGTCGTGGCGTCCAGTTCAGCAAGCGTTAA
- a CDS encoding FKBP-type peptidyl-prolyl cis-trans isomerase: MLDLVRFNDNSGVATGRCCFVWVVVCLAITLVGCNVQTRSSSPGPIDADAPEEFSTTDSGLQYRILRKGNGNTPGPTSRVVVDYVGTMDNGIEFDSSYRRSDPTSFRLTDVVRGWTEGLQLVSEGGMIELKIPAELGYGNSPPPGSGIPIGATLNFIVELHEIK, encoded by the coding sequence ATGCTTGATCTTGTTCGTTTCAATGACAATTCTGGCGTCGCCACGGGACGATGCTGTTTTGTTTGGGTCGTGGTTTGTCTGGCCATCACCCTGGTCGGTTGTAACGTACAGACTCGCAGCAGCAGCCCGGGCCCGATCGATGCGGACGCCCCGGAAGAATTTTCGACCACCGATTCCGGGTTGCAGTACCGGATTCTACGCAAGGGAAACGGGAACACGCCGGGCCCGACCAGTCGTGTCGTCGTCGATTACGTGGGCACGATGGACAATGGCATCGAATTCGATAGCTCGTACCGACGATCCGATCCGACGTCGTTTCGATTGACGGATGTTGTCCGTGGCTGGACCGAAGGACTGCAGTTGGTCAGCGAAGGCGGGATGATCGAGCTAAAGATCCCGGCGGAACTCGGCTATGGCAATTCCCCGCCACCCGGCAGCGGAATTCCGATCGGTGCCACGTTGAATTTCATCGTCGAATTGCACGAAATCAAGTAG
- the infA gene encoding translation initiation factor IF-1, giving the protein MGKKEEAFEVEGTVTQALANTRFRVQLETGNEVMAHVAGRMRKHFIRIVPGDKVRVELSPYDLTKGRITYRER; this is encoded by the coding sequence TTGGGAAAGAAAGAAGAGGCCTTCGAAGTCGAAGGCACTGTCACGCAAGCCTTGGCGAACACTCGGTTCCGCGTGCAATTGGAAACAGGTAACGAAGTCATGGCGCATGTCGCTGGTCGCATGCGGAAGCACTTCATTCGGATCGTCCCCGGTGACAAGGTTCGCGTCGAACTGTCCCCCTACGATCTGACGAAGGGCCGAATCACCTATCGCGAACGCTAA
- a CDS encoding prenyltransferase/squalene oxidase repeat-containing protein has protein sequence MSNLEPSIDSSKSSAGTPVPNGSPTDASPPTPPLVPPPPPTSHQGRRKQPAATGEPPLPPPPTGVGSAKGVRWRGELDELPDPAATKPKPQSSAKPAAKPSASAPVAPPKGETADVDADSAAAEPSGEAEEPKEDLSKKAPPWLISMIVHLILLVILGLISTPVGEGLGTVMMVLGDSTGDSFDALAEFSIDPVDALSDAESEFIEDAPIDFDTPLEFDSLKVDQPKDPTEANIGVGPMVQVTNPMFGGRRGATKAELMKRYGGTPQTAEAVDLGLAWLKRQQMNNGAWSMRGPYRDGVRNENKIAATSMALLAFMGDGNTHREGTYADEVLKGLKFLTKEQRRDGFFCQKVVSGDDEQAYAQAQATIAVCEAYAMTGDSWLKPYAQAALDYCSDAQSATGGWRYRFRDIEGDLSVTGWYVMAFQSGRQAPDLKIDDKVWYGIDRFMDTVSLGAGSAYGYLPGYGETPSMSAEGLLIRQYTGWQREHRSMQRGVKNLLDNYMFDIDQSDVYYWYYATQVLHHYGTSAWSLWNNRMREALPQAQTKRGREKGSWAPQGDKWGDRAGGRLYTTCLSLYCLEVYYRHMPLYDMWEETP, from the coding sequence ATGTCGAATCTCGAACCTTCGATCGACTCGTCCAAATCGTCGGCCGGAACACCGGTTCCCAACGGTTCCCCCACCGATGCGTCGCCGCCGACGCCACCGCTGGTCCCACCGCCGCCGCCGACATCCCATCAAGGCCGACGCAAGCAACCCGCCGCGACGGGCGAACCACCCTTGCCGCCACCGCCCACCGGTGTCGGTTCGGCCAAAGGGGTACGCTGGCGAGGCGAGCTCGACGAACTGCCCGATCCGGCCGCGACGAAGCCGAAACCACAATCGTCCGCCAAGCCCGCAGCAAAGCCGTCGGCATCGGCACCTGTCGCACCGCCGAAAGGTGAAACTGCGGATGTCGATGCCGATTCGGCCGCCGCTGAACCGTCTGGCGAAGCCGAAGAGCCCAAAGAAGACCTGTCCAAGAAAGCCCCGCCGTGGCTGATCAGCATGATCGTGCACCTGATCTTGCTGGTCATTTTGGGGTTGATCAGCACACCGGTCGGCGAAGGCTTGGGCACCGTCATGATGGTGCTGGGCGATTCCACCGGCGATTCGTTCGATGCATTGGCAGAGTTTTCGATCGATCCGGTCGACGCACTCAGTGACGCCGAATCGGAATTCATCGAAGACGCGCCGATCGATTTCGACACGCCGCTGGAATTCGATTCACTGAAAGTCGACCAACCGAAGGATCCGACCGAGGCAAACATCGGCGTCGGCCCGATGGTTCAGGTCACCAATCCGATGTTCGGTGGACGCCGCGGAGCGACCAAAGCCGAATTGATGAAACGATACGGCGGAACCCCGCAAACGGCCGAAGCGGTGGACCTGGGTTTGGCTTGGCTGAAACGTCAACAAATGAACAACGGTGCGTGGAGCATGCGGGGGCCGTATCGCGACGGCGTGCGAAACGAGAACAAGATCGCGGCGACTTCGATGGCACTGCTGGCCTTCATGGGCGACGGCAACACTCACCGCGAAGGAACCTATGCGGATGAAGTCCTCAAGGGCCTGAAGTTCTTGACCAAGGAACAGCGTCGTGACGGGTTCTTTTGTCAGAAAGTCGTCAGCGGTGACGACGAACAGGCCTATGCCCAAGCTCAAGCGACCATCGCGGTGTGCGAAGCCTATGCGATGACCGGCGATTCATGGCTGAAGCCCTACGCGCAAGCGGCGCTGGATTACTGCAGCGACGCCCAATCGGCGACCGGCGGTTGGCGTTACCGCTTCCGCGACATCGAAGGCGACCTTTCGGTGACCGGTTGGTACGTGATGGCGTTTCAAAGCGGTCGCCAGGCACCTGATTTGAAAATCGACGACAAAGTCTGGTACGGCATCGACCGGTTCATGGACACGGTGTCCTTGGGCGCCGGTTCAGCCTACGGCTACTTGCCCGGCTATGGTGAAACACCATCGATGAGCGCCGAGGGATTACTGATTCGGCAATACACCGGCTGGCAACGCGAACACCGTTCGATGCAACGCGGTGTCAAAAACTTGCTGGACAACTACATGTTCGACATCGACCAGTCGGACGTCTATTACTGGTACTACGCGACCCAGGTATTGCACCACTACGGCACGTCCGCTTGGTCGCTGTGGAACAACCGCATGCGTGAAGCGTTGCCTCAAGCGCAAACCAAACGTGGGCGTGAAAAAGGCAGCTGGGCACCACAAGGCGACAAGTGGGGCGACCGTGCCGGCGGACGACTGTATACGACCTGCCTCAGCTTGTATTGCCTGGAGGTCTATTACCGTCACATGCCGCTTTACGACATGTGGGAAGAAACGCCTTAG